One segment of Oscillospiraceae bacterium MB08-C2-2 DNA contains the following:
- the glf gene encoding UDP-galactopyranose mutase, protein MDVLIIGCGLCGSVIARQLAEKGLRVQIWERRDHIGGNMYDYRDTHGILIQKYGPHTFHTKEQYLYEYICRYADWQPYKLTCGAVWDDKYTPTPFNFTTIDTFYPKEEAAKLKEKLRKAFSGQLTATVVEVLQHSDPDIRGYAEFLFREDYAPYTAKQWGVPPSEIDPSVLKRVPLRFSYDEGYFDDPYQVMPAHSFVAFFQKLLDHPNISIQLGQEAFESLTVSPSGTELLQDGRAVLIPVIYTGALDELFGCCAGRLPYRSLRFDWKYEEKESLQDAPVVAYPQEPGYTRITEFKKLPFQDVRGTSYAVEYPLHYDPEEVNEPYYPVLTDESKRQYDIYRKMAERISNLIPCGRLADFQYYNMDQVLARALETSKKLLEQA, encoded by the coding sequence ATGGATGTTTTGATTATTGGTTGTGGATTATGTGGTTCTGTTATCGCACGCCAGTTAGCTGAAAAAGGGTTACGGGTTCAAATTTGGGAACGCCGAGATCACATCGGTGGAAATATGTACGATTATCGAGATACTCATGGCATTTTGATTCAAAAATATGGGCCTCACACATTCCATACTAAAGAGCAGTACCTATATGAATATATATGCCGTTACGCTGATTGGCAGCCATACAAACTGACTTGTGGCGCAGTTTGGGATGATAAATATACCCCTACACCTTTCAATTTCACCACTATTGATACTTTTTATCCAAAAGAAGAGGCGGCAAAGTTGAAAGAAAAGCTGCGGAAGGCTTTTTCAGGACAGTTAACTGCTACTGTCGTGGAAGTTTTGCAGCATTCAGATCCGGATATCCGTGGCTATGCGGAATTTTTGTTTCGAGAGGACTACGCGCCTTATACCGCTAAGCAATGGGGTGTCCCTCCGTCAGAAATCGATCCCAGCGTTCTGAAAAGGGTACCATTACGTTTTTCCTATGATGAGGGATATTTCGATGATCCCTACCAAGTGATGCCTGCTCATAGTTTTGTAGCTTTCTTTCAGAAGTTGCTGGACCATCCTAACATTTCAATCCAACTGGGACAAGAGGCATTCGAATCTCTTACTGTTTCCCCTTCAGGGACGGAACTCTTGCAGGATGGACGGGCCGTTTTGATACCTGTGATTTATACAGGTGCGTTGGATGAGTTGTTTGGGTGTTGCGCTGGCCGGCTTCCGTATCGTTCCTTGCGTTTTGATTGGAAATATGAAGAGAAGGAGAGTTTACAGGATGCCCCGGTGGTTGCCTATCCTCAGGAGCCGGGCTACACTAGAATTACCGAATTTAAGAAGCTGCCGTTCCAGGATGTACGTGGGACTTCGTATGCAGTGGAATATCCGCTTCATTATGACCCTGAAGAGGTGAATGAACCGTATTATCCTGTACTCACGGACGAAAGCAAACGACAATATGACATCTACCGTAAGATGGCAGAAAGAATTTCTAACCTTATTCCTTGTGGTAGACTGGCAGATTTTCAGTACTACAATATGGACCAGGTACTGGCTAGGGCCTTGGAAACAAGTAAGAAACTTCTTGAACAAGCTTAA
- a CDS encoding polysaccharide pyruvyl transferase family protein, producing MKNIKLLSYSGLDDQTDWSVHEARILEMSEFIDEEDTSVIDMFARHMYLQKLLSPHIIYYPVDFIQRCSETLVCDFNKKEFPHISADIAFLAGVLEYIQDMEWFLTHVTSCAKKIILSYHDQEAFPSVNFRRGYGWINDFTIDQIIATLHAKGFMLTKKNIRPCTPAILCFIQATPEHLNKNYLCSGCAACANICPVDALVLEPDEDGFFRPQISLQKCISCNKCVQVCPVLHPLYSNTSAPSCYAYCADDHTRFHSSSGGVFPLLAHRILDKGGIACGVAWKKDFGVQHILIDNLEELPTLLRSKYLQSEVRLVYRQIQNNLEAGLPVLFSGCPCQVAALNAYLGKPYELLYTIDLLCHYSPSSKHFQQYLDDTFGKQNIASCTFRTKELGWNCNAHNVTFKDNTEQNRLFDQDFYQQSFHGRLLMNDACEICRFSSFPRQGDITIGDFHGIGGYDPALNDGKGTSVILVNNSKGKYLLQMLQENNTICKEVPLEWIMNNRVNNQFPVHPARDRLYALAKYLPFNKAAEYAIKPRYDVGIVGVWSVENYGSNMTYYALYRIIRDMGLEPLMIERPLDSEWKPHPTPTGFKHNPYRPFDLAPLYANSGELQQLNNECDLFLVGSDQLLNGHLYLQFGQYITLNWVEDRKKKIAYATSFGADRFVQRDDIRAEIAYFLKKFDCLSFRDSPSMDFAKSQMEVDADLVLDPVFLCDKKHFNDLAAKGKAPDKKYVAAYILDPDVDKKAILASIEECLQLKSNIHTDIAYKHDAIGQIWGISSSEDTFNEDWLRSIVQSEFVVTDSFHGMCFAIIYRKPFLAIPNEGRGTARFTSLLETLGLQDRLISHLDQLQERLSHLLDIDYDRVFLLLEKEVEKSRTWLEKALVPVMGKSKSTYDFLKDYAQIFGERFAGVDEFTSNVHQRLQQNDEFVNNAHQHFRLNDETLSNVHQRIQQNNEFAKHIADKISLIETACAQTTMDISVYTAKQQLIEQRIAMLENELLYIYGSKSYFIGRCIAFLPGKFVAILQKIYKKLKR from the coding sequence ATGAAGAATATTAAATTATTATCCTATAGTGGCTTAGATGATCAGACGGACTGGAGTGTGCATGAGGCAAGAATCTTAGAAATGTCGGAATTTATAGATGAAGAAGATACTTCCGTTATAGATATGTTTGCAAGACATATGTATCTCCAAAAGCTACTTTCTCCGCATATTATATATTACCCCGTAGATTTCATACAGCGATGTTCAGAAACATTGGTTTGTGATTTTAATAAAAAAGAATTTCCCCATATTTCAGCTGATATTGCTTTTCTTGCGGGTGTACTAGAATATATTCAAGATATGGAATGGTTTCTCACCCATGTTACATCTTGTGCAAAAAAAATTATTCTGTCCTATCATGACCAAGAAGCCTTTCCCAGCGTGAATTTTCGAAGAGGATATGGTTGGATTAACGATTTCACAATAGATCAGATTATAGCGACTCTGCACGCAAAAGGTTTTATGCTGACGAAAAAAAATATCCGTCCTTGCACACCTGCCATTTTATGTTTTATTCAGGCAACGCCAGAGCATTTGAATAAAAATTATCTTTGCTCAGGTTGTGCAGCCTGCGCCAATATTTGTCCTGTTGACGCTTTGGTTCTGGAACCAGATGAAGACGGATTTTTTCGTCCCCAGATATCTTTACAAAAATGCATTAGCTGTAACAAATGTGTGCAGGTATGCCCGGTTTTGCATCCTCTATATAGCAATACATCTGCTCCGTCCTGCTATGCTTATTGTGCAGATGATCATACACGTTTTCATAGTTCCTCTGGTGGTGTTTTCCCTTTACTCGCCCATAGAATCCTTGACAAAGGCGGTATTGCATGCGGCGTCGCTTGGAAAAAAGACTTTGGTGTTCAGCATATTCTCATAGATAATTTGGAAGAACTGCCTACCCTGCTCCGCTCAAAATATCTGCAAAGTGAGGTGAGGCTTGTTTATCGACAGATTCAAAATAATCTTGAAGCAGGATTGCCTGTGCTGTTTTCGGGATGCCCCTGTCAGGTGGCTGCTCTTAATGCTTATTTAGGAAAGCCGTACGAATTGCTTTATACGATAGATTTATTATGCCATTATTCTCCATCATCCAAGCATTTCCAGCAATATTTGGATGATACCTTCGGCAAGCAAAACATTGCGAGTTGTACTTTTCGTACTAAAGAGTTAGGATGGAACTGTAACGCTCATAATGTGACTTTTAAAGATAATACCGAACAAAACCGTCTTTTTGATCAGGACTTTTATCAACAAAGTTTTCACGGTAGACTTTTGATGAATGATGCCTGTGAAATTTGCCGATTCTCTAGTTTCCCCCGGCAGGGCGATATTACCATCGGAGATTTTCATGGAATAGGAGGCTATGATCCTGCGTTGAATGACGGAAAAGGGACAAGCGTAATTCTTGTAAATAATTCAAAGGGCAAATACCTTTTACAAATGCTCCAAGAGAATAACACGATTTGTAAGGAAGTACCCCTTGAATGGATTATGAACAACCGCGTAAACAATCAGTTTCCTGTACATCCCGCTAGAGACCGTCTCTATGCTCTCGCAAAATATTTACCTTTTAATAAAGCAGCAGAGTATGCTATAAAACCTCGGTATGATGTAGGAATTGTAGGGGTATGGAGTGTAGAGAACTATGGCTCCAATATGACCTATTATGCTTTATATCGGATCATCCGTGACATGGGTCTTGAACCACTTATGATTGAGCGGCCACTCGATTCGGAGTGGAAACCACACCCGACTCCAACCGGATTCAAGCATAACCCATATCGACCTTTTGATTTAGCACCCTTGTATGCAAATTCAGGAGAACTACAGCAACTGAACAACGAATGCGACCTATTTCTAGTAGGTTCCGATCAACTTTTGAACGGCCACTTGTATCTGCAGTTTGGACAATATATCACCCTGAATTGGGTGGAAGATAGGAAAAAGAAAATCGCCTACGCTACTTCATTTGGTGCAGATCGTTTTGTGCAAAGGGATGATATAAGGGCCGAAATAGCATATTTCCTGAAAAAGTTTGACTGCCTGTCATTCCGGGATAGTCCGAGCATGGACTTTGCAAAAAGCCAGATGGAGGTAGATGCAGACCTTGTGCTGGATCCTGTATTTTTATGCGATAAAAAACATTTTAATGACTTAGCAGCAAAAGGCAAGGCACCAGATAAAAAATACGTTGCAGCATATATTTTAGATCCGGATGTTGATAAAAAGGCAATCCTTGCATCCATTGAGGAGTGTTTACAATTAAAATCTAATATTCACACCGATATAGCGTACAAACATGATGCCATTGGCCAAATATGGGGAATATCGTCCAGCGAAGATACTTTTAACGAGGATTGGCTGAGAAGTATTGTGCAAAGTGAATTTGTTGTCACTGATTCTTTTCATGGTATGTGCTTTGCCATTATATATCGCAAACCCTTTCTTGCCATCCCAAATGAAGGGAGAGGAACCGCACGCTTCACTTCGTTGCTGGAAACATTGGGGCTGCAAGACAGGCTAATCAGCCATTTAGATCAGCTTCAAGAAAGGCTTTCTCATTTGCTTGACATCGATTATGATCGTGTATTTCTCCTGCTAGAAAAAGAAGTTGAAAAGAGCCGTACGTGGCTGGAAAAAGCGCTGGTTCCGGTAATGGGCAAATCCAAGTCTACCTATGATTTTTTAAAAGATTATGCACAAATTTTCGGAGAACGCTTTGCGGGCGTAGATGAGTTCACAAGCAATGTGCATCAGCGGCTCCAACAGAATGATGAATTTGTAAATAATGCGCACCAGCATTTTAGGCTAAATGACGAAACATTAAGCAATGTTCACCAGAGGATTCAGCAAAATAACGAGTTTGCCAAACATATAGCAGACAAAATTTCTTTGATAGAAACCGCCTGTGCACAAACCACTATGGACATCTCAGTGTATACGGCCAAACAGCAGCTTATAGAACAACGAATTGCAATGTTGGAGAATGAATTGCTTTATATTTATGGTTCTAAATCTTATTTTATTGGGAGATGTATCGCCTTCCTCCCCGGCAAGTTTGTCGCTATACTACAAAAAATTTATAAAAAACTTAAACGGTAG
- a CDS encoding glycosyltransferase: MNKILFCASTASHMRNFHLPYIKALSERGYEVWVATNSAESIPYAKRAVAFPFKKSLFSFSNITAIFKFRKFLKNERFDKISTHTALASVILRLAILLLPKDQRPRVYYIAHGFLFGESDGWKKWIYLLPEKICAPVTNVLMVMNQEDLELAKRYYLYKEQLCFIHGIGFDSSRFKLLSDEDRCKRRQAMGFSPSDFLYIYAAEFSKRKNQQLLIKAFAKVAHQIPQAHLLLAGSGVLLKQCRELVDKLHMQDRIHFLGYVRQMQELYPLCDAAVSSSKIEGLPFNIMEAMACGLPVLISNVKGHRDLVQNKAEFLFDTELELCDKLAQYAQIRMKLIDWFDILDKCSTDSILPMVLGKYMHIEHFI, encoded by the coding sequence ATGAATAAAATACTCTTTTGCGCTTCTACTGCATCACACATGCGAAATTTCCACCTTCCCTATATAAAAGCGCTCAGTGAAAGAGGCTACGAAGTTTGGGTAGCGACAAACAGCGCCGAATCCATTCCTTATGCAAAGCGTGCAGTTGCTTTTCCCTTTAAAAAAAGTCTTTTTAGTTTTAGCAATATCACCGCTATTTTTAAGTTTAGAAAATTTCTTAAAAATGAGCGGTTTGATAAAATCAGTACTCATACTGCCCTTGCCAGCGTAATCCTGCGGTTGGCCATTTTACTTTTGCCAAAAGATCAGAGGCCTCGCGTATATTATATTGCACATGGTTTTCTCTTTGGTGAATCAGATGGATGGAAAAAGTGGATATATCTATTGCCTGAAAAAATATGTGCTCCTGTTACCAACGTATTGATGGTCATGAATCAGGAGGATTTAGAGCTGGCGAAAAGATATTATCTTTATAAAGAGCAGCTTTGCTTTATCCATGGAATAGGATTTGATTCTTCTCGATTTAAACTACTTTCTGACGAAGATCGGTGCAAAAGACGCCAGGCAATGGGATTTTCTCCATCGGATTTCCTATATATCTATGCTGCAGAATTCTCCAAACGGAAAAACCAGCAATTATTGATTAAAGCTTTTGCCAAGGTAGCCCATCAAATTCCACAGGCTCACCTGCTTTTGGCTGGTAGCGGTGTCTTGCTAAAACAATGTAGAGAATTAGTTGATAAACTGCATATGCAAGATCGTATTCATTTTTTAGGGTATGTGCGACAAATGCAAGAACTCTATCCGCTTTGCGATGCCGCTGTTTCTTCGAGCAAAATAGAGGGTCTCCCTTTTAATATTATGGAAGCGATGGCATGCGGGCTTCCTGTATTAATAAGTAATGTAAAGGGCCATCGTGATTTGGTCCAAAATAAAGCAGAGTTTTTGTTTGATACAGAGCTAGAACTCTGTGATAAGCTTGCCCAATATGCACAAATAAGGATGAAACTGATAGATTGGTTCGATATACTGGACAAATGTTCCACTGATAGTATCCTACCAATGGTTTTAGGGAAATATATGCATATAGAACATTTTATATAG